The Xanthomonas sontii genomic sequence GCTGCTGCGCGCCAACAAGTTCGTCCCGGCCAACTGGGCCGAGCGCATCGACATGAAGACCGGGCGTCCGGTCAAGGTCGCGGCGCATTCGCCGCTGGAACGCGGCCGCAAGGTCGAGGCGTTCCCGTCGGCGATGGGCGGCAAGGACCAGCAGCCGTGCTCGGTGGATCCGGCCAATTCGGCGGTGTTCTTCTGCGGCACCAACAACTGGCACATGGAGCTCGACCCGCAGGAGCGCGGCAACACCATGATGGGCCTGCCGTACGTGTTCGCCAACGTGCTGATGAAGCCGAACGAGCCGGGTGCGCTGGGCATTGTCAAGGCGTTCGACGTGGTCGAAGGCAAGTCCAAGTGGGAGATCAAGGAGAAGTTCCCGGTGTGGAGCGGCACCCTGGTCACCGACGGCGGGCTGGTGTTCTACGGCACGCTGGACGGCTGGTTCCGCGCGGTGGACAAGGACACCGGCAAGAAGCTGTGGGAGACCAAGCTGCCCTCGGGCATCATCGGCAACCCGATCGCCTACAAGGCCAACGGCCACCAGTACGTGGCGGTGTTCTCGGGCATCGGTGGCTGGATCGGCCTGCCGGTCGCCGCCGGCCTGGATCCGGGCGATCCGTACGGTGCGCTGGGTGCGGCCGGCCTGGCCTTCAGCAACGGCTTCGACAAGATCCCGTTGGGCGGCATGGTCCACACCTTCCGCATCGACGGCGCCGGCAAGACCGTCACCCCGACCCCCAACGCGACCGCCACGACGGCCGGCGGCGGTGGCAGCGCGGCGGTCGCCGCCAAGTCGGTGCGATGAGCCGGCGGCGCCGCGTCCAGGGTGCGAGCGGGTGCCGCATGGCACCCGCCTCGCGGCGCCTGCCTGCGGGCGCGCGCGCCGTGTTGCTGTTGTGCAGCCTCGGACTCGTCGCCGCAGGCTGTACGCGCGAGCCGTCGTCCGCGACGGCTCGCGCTCCTGCTGCCCCGCCCGCCGTTGCGGCACCGGCATCCGCCGCGCCCGCCACGACGCTGCCGGCCGATGCGCCGGTGCTGCGGGTCTGTGCCGATCCCGGCAACATGCCGTTGTCCAATCGCGCAGGCGACGGCTTCCAGAACAAGATCGCCCAGGTGGTGGCCGCGGAGATGGGCCGGCGCCTGGAGTACGAGTGGCGCAGCTACTACCAGCGCGGCCTGGCGCGCAGCACGATCAACGCCGGGCGCTGCGACGTGCTGATGGACATGAACAGCGATTTCGAAATGGGCCTGCCCACGCGCCCGCTGTATCGCTCCACCTATGTGCTGGTCACCCGCAAGGGCCTGGACCTGCGTCCTGCCTCGCTGGACGATCCGGCGCTGAAAAAGCTCAAGGTCGGCGTTTTCCAGAGCTCGCCGGCGCGGCAGGCGCTGTTCGACCATGGCGTGCAGGGTGAAGTGCAGTACCTGTTCTACGATTCGGCCAGCGCGCCGCAGGAGCATCCCGGCAAGCTCGCCGAGCAGGTCGCCGCCGGCAAGCTCGATGCCGCCGAATCCTGGGGGCCGGTGGCCGGTTACTACGCCGCGCGCGGCGGTCTGGGCGTGGTGCCGTTGAACGTCATCGACAACGAGGTGCTGGAGTATTCGATGGCGTGGGCGGTGTCGCGCAAGAACGCGGCACTGCGCGATGCGCTGAACGCGGCGATGCAGCGCAGCGCCGGCAAGATCGGCGCGATCCTGCGCGAGTATCACGTGCCGCTGGTGGACTGCGCCGATTGCATCGTCGCCGGCGATCTGCGCTCGCACGGCTCCTACGCGGTGCCCGACGACCAGGACGATACGCCGAGCGCGCAGGCCTCGTCGGACATGCTGGCGCAATTGCAGTTGCGCATCGCCGGCGGTGCCGATCCGAACGAGGAACTGGCGCATGCGCTGGACGCCGGCGATGGCGTGCGCGTGGCCTGGCTGCTGCGGCATGGCGCCAGCGCCGACAAGCCCAACCTGCTCGGCGAGCCGCCGCTGCAGCAGGCGATCCGCAACCAGGCGCCGCTGCTGGTCGGTGAGCTGCTGGCCGCCGGTGCCAAGGTCGAAAACCGCGACAGCAATGGCTGGACGCCGTTGATGAAGGCGGCCTGGTCCAACGACGGCAAGAGCGCCGCGCAATTGCTGGCGCATGGCGCCAAGGTCGAGGCGGTGTCCGCCGACGGCTGGACGCCGCTGGACCTGGCCATCTCCTACGCCGACGCCGACCTGGTACAGGCATTGCTCACCGCGGGTGCCAGCGTGCGCCGTGCCAACCCGGCCGGCTTCACCCCGGTGATGTTCGCGGTGGCGCGCAACGACCCGAAGATCCTCGATCTGCTGCTCAAGCGCGGTGCCGAAGCCGACCGTGCCAACCGCGCCGGCGTCACGCCGTTGATGCTGGCTGCCGCTGCCGGCCGCGAGGACAGTGCCCGGCGCCTGCTCGCCGCCGGCGCCAGCGCCGATGCGCGCGACGCCGACGGCAAGACCCCGGCGGCGCTGGCCCAGCAACGCGGCAATGCCGAACTCGCCCACCTGCTGACGGAGGCCCAGCACCGACGCACGCAATGACCGCTTTCCGCCGTTCCGTACACGCCGCTCGCGCGGCCTGCTCCTCCCATCGTGCACTCCGCAAAGGTTCTGCTCCCATGCGCTCTGCTTCCGTCCGTCGTCGTGCCGTCTCCGTGCTGTTGCCCGCGTCCCTGTTCGCCTCGCTCCTGTTGCTGGCCGCCTGCGGCAAGCAGGAGACGCCCGCCGCGCCAGCGGCCACACCCGAGCCGGCTGCGGCGCCGGCGCCTGCACCGGCCTCTGCGCCGGCGGCGACCGCGCCCGCCGCCGCTCCTGCCGCCGCTCCTGCCGCCGCACCGGCCCCCGCTGCGGCGGTGACGCCGATTCCGAAGGGACCGCCGGTCAAGGTCACCCCGGAGCTGGTCGCCGAAGGCAAGGCGCTGTTCAACTCCGCCGGCTGCACCGCCTGCCACGGCGGCACCGGTGGTGGCGGCATGTGTCCGCCGCTGACCAACGACATCTGGGTGTACGGCAGCGACGACGACACCTTGCGTACGCTGATCACCGAAGGCACCGCCGGCATGACCGCGCACGGCAAGACCCGGATCGGCCACGAGAAGGTGGTCGGGCAGATGCCGCCGTTCGGTCCGGTGCTCAAGCCGGGCGATACCGAGAAGCTGCTGGCCTTCATCCATTCCATCAACAAGACCGCGGGCGCCACGCAATGAGGAAAGCGTTGCGCGTGTCCGCCATCGTCGCGCTGTCGCTGTTCGCTGCTGCGTGCCAGCGCACCGCCGCGCCGACGGCGGGGGCCGATGCGGCGGCGGCCGCGCCAGCGCCTGCGGCCGCGACCGCGGCGCTGGCCTACGTGCCGAACCAGCGCAGCGGCACCATCTCGGTGATCGACACCGGCAGCGACCAGGTGGTGCGCACGCTGTCGGCGCAGGGGCAGCTCGGCAAGCGCCTGCAGCAGGTGGTGCCGGGGTCGCCCGGGCATCTGTACGTCATCGACGCGCAGGGCCATCGCCTGCTGGACCTGGATACCGTGCAGGACCGGGTGCTGCGCAGCGTCGACATCGGCGAGAACGCCGAAGGCGTCGCCGCATCGCCGGACGGCCGCCAGCTGGCGGTGTGCGTGGAGGGGCAGAACCAGGTGATGCTGATCGACCCGGCCAGCTTCACCATCGACGCGCACATCGCCACTCGCGGGCAGGCGCCGGAACACTGCGTCTACACGCCGGATGGCGCGCTGCTGCTGACCAGCAACGAAGGCTCCAACGACCTCGACGTGATCGACCTGAAGGCCGGCGCGTCCACCGGCGTCATCGCCACCAGCGGGCATCCGCGCGGCATGGCGTTCGCGCCGGACGGCAAGACGGCGTACGTGGCGCAGGAAGCGGCCAACGTGGTCGACGTGATCGACCTGGCGGCGCGCACGCGCGTGGCCAGCATTCCGGCCGGGCAGCGTACCGCCGGCATCGCCATCGCCCGCGACGGCAGCCGCGTGTACGCGTCCAATGGCGCCGGCACGGTCAGCGTGATCGATCCGGCCGCGCGCCGTGCGTTGGCGGAGATCCCGGTGGGGCAGCGGCCCTGGAACCCGGCGCTGAGC encodes the following:
- a CDS encoding quinoprotein dehydrogenase-associated putative ABC transporter substrate-binding protein, with translation MAPASRRLPAGARAVLLLCSLGLVAAGCTREPSSATARAPAAPPAVAAPASAAPATTLPADAPVLRVCADPGNMPLSNRAGDGFQNKIAQVVAAEMGRRLEYEWRSYYQRGLARSTINAGRCDVLMDMNSDFEMGLPTRPLYRSTYVLVTRKGLDLRPASLDDPALKKLKVGVFQSSPARQALFDHGVQGEVQYLFYDSASAPQEHPGKLAEQVAAGKLDAAESWGPVAGYYAARGGLGVVPLNVIDNEVLEYSMAWAVSRKNAALRDALNAAMQRSAGKIGAILREYHVPLVDCADCIVAGDLRSHGSYAVPDDQDDTPSAQASSDMLAQLQLRIAGGADPNEELAHALDAGDGVRVAWLLRHGASADKPNLLGEPPLQQAIRNQAPLLVGELLAAGAKVENRDSNGWTPLMKAAWSNDGKSAAQLLAHGAKVEAVSADGWTPLDLAISYADADLVQALLTAGASVRRANPAGFTPVMFAVARNDPKILDLLLKRGAEADRANRAGVTPLMLAAAAGREDSARRLLAAGASADARDADGKTPAALAQQRGNAELAHLLTEAQHRRTQ
- a CDS encoding c-type cytochrome encodes the protein MRSASVRRRAVSVLLPASLFASLLLLAACGKQETPAAPAATPEPAAAPAPAPASAPAATAPAAAPAAAPAAAPAPAAAVTPIPKGPPVKVTPELVAEGKALFNSAGCTACHGGTGGGGMCPPLTNDIWVYGSDDDTLRTLITEGTAGMTAHGKTRIGHEKVVGQMPPFGPVLKPGDTEKLLAFIHSINKTAGATQ
- a CDS encoding beta-propeller fold lactonase family protein, with product MRKALRVSAIVALSLFAAACQRTAAPTAGADAAAAAPAPAAATAALAYVPNQRSGTISVIDTGSDQVVRTLSAQGQLGKRLQQVVPGSPGHLYVIDAQGHRLLDLDTVQDRVLRSVDIGENAEGVAASPDGRQLAVCVEGQNQVMLIDPASFTIDAHIATRGQAPEHCVYTPDGALLLTSNEGSNDLDVIDLKAGASTGVIATSGHPRGMAFAPDGKTAYVAQEAANVVDVIDLAARTRVASIPAGQRTAGIAIARDGSRVYASNGAGTVSVIDPAARRALAEIPVGQRPWNPALSPDGKKLYVANGRSDSVSVIDTAAMKEIKQIAVGEMPWGVIVAQ